The window CCCCTTTATGCTAACAATGATCTTGACCAATAACCCTACATCCAACCATGGGTATGGCATTGTGGGTAATCTATTTAACGTTCTATTATTTCAGGGTTTGTTTGCACGCACGCTTTTACACGTGTAAaacagacagagagagagagcataccGTGATCAAAGGAAAGCAATGGCAGGCAGAGGAAGAGTAGCAGGAGGAAAACAAGAATTAAGAAGACGGATGAACGCTCTTAAACTCATCGCTCAGAGCTCTCTGCTGCGGGTGtggattttgttgttgttgatgctgATGCGGATGCTCTTGTTGCGGTTGTTGGATCTGAAAGAAATTGTCTAATGGAaccaaagccaaggaagaaggcaaCCCAATGCTCAACTGACTAAGCTCAACGCCATCTCCCCCACCAGATCCGGCAGTCCCATCAAAGCCACCATTGAACCTGACAAGCtcctgctgttgctgctgcgTGTAGCTCCCCATCATCTCATGTTGCTCTCTAGTAGCTACAACTGCGGCTAAATGTTGTGCCTCCAgcatctgctgctgctgctgttgtcgCTCCCTCATTAATAACTGGACCTGTGCTTGTGCTTGCGCTTGCGCTTGTGCCAACAGCGGCATACCCATGCCCACCGGGGAAATTCCGTAGGGTCCCATATTGGAAGATAGGTTCTGTTGTAGTTGTGGATACAGAAACTGGTGATGTGGGTGATGATGGCTGAAAGGGAGCATCCCTGATGGCCCCATGTAGTTAACAAGTTCCTTCTTGGCATtattcaaatcaaattggatTTGCCTCAGCTCTTGTTGTAGGATTGAGATTAAACCCACACAACCATAAACGGGATCTCGAAGCCTCGCGTCTGCCTCGTAGGCCAGGGAGTTCACCGCGTCTTCTCTTTGTGTCGGGTTCAGGTCATTGAGTATCTTAGCAACGTTGCTTTTGCCGAAAACCTTGTGTACGTTCGCAAACTTTGTCGGCTGGTCCGGTGGGAAATATGGGGCAAGCACGCATTCTTGTGTGCACTTCTGCCGAAGAAACTTGCAGGCGGCGCACGGAGAATTGGACGAGGACGCCATTTCTCTTCGCTCCTGTAACATTTTTAGAATTCAGATTTCAGAAAGAGAATCATTACGTAATATCATGGTCGAGGGAgccaagaaaaatggaatttgaaACTGGTGATCATAGGTTAacagaatctctctctctctctctctctctctctctctctctctgtgagaTTAAAGCCAATAACACAGAAGAGGTTTAGACTCGAGATGTTGAGAACGAGATAATATCGAAACTAtgatcttctcttctttttcttgaaaaatctTTCTGGATTCGAATCGTCTCTTTAAttgatagaaataaaaattagaagaaatgaagaaacaatcCATTCCCAGTAGACCGAGTCATTGCAATCTTCGACTCGAATCGGTTGAGATCTTTCCTCATCTATAATCTAAACGATTTCGAATCTCTAGTTTCAAACTTTGGAGAAAATAACGCCATTAAAATAAATGAGTAGCGAGGAAGAGGAAATGGATCTCTCACCTCCAAACCTTGATTGCGCGATCAAACTTTGAAGTTTCCTTCTCACTCTATTAACATCACTACTGCAACATCAACGAACATCtgtagaagaaaataaaaacgaaAAGGCTAAACCCTAGAAAGTAGTGCAAACACCAAATAAGAACCATTTACAAGATGACGGGAAGAAGCTACAGATCGATCAATACCTAAAACTTCGAAACAACAGAAATATTTGCTTTCTTTCGTTCTTTGATTGAAAATTCTAAGATCTTCGACGTCATCGTCGTCTCCTTCGTTCTTGTTCTTCGCCTGAAACCTCTCTCCTTTGAACGAAAGAACGTTCTCGATCGGATTCTCAAGACTCTTTTAGAATGAGTTTCAGGATACccaaagagaaagaagatgtAAAAAGAATAtggtaaaaaggaaaaagaaattacagtgaagaataataattataattgtgATAAGGGAGATGAAAAAGAGCAAGGGAGTAGTTTAGGGTTGAAGAAAGAACACAAACCACTTTTTAATAGAAGATAAGTACCGCAAGCATGAAAAAACATTGTCTGCCGTTGAGATTTGCAGCTTTTAACACAGGCCGTTGGATTACAATCATTAACTTCGTAGGATGGGATTTAGGTTTTTTGATTTGTTCCTCCAGATATCAGGATAGGGCAATCCAACCTAAGACCGTgcacctaatccacacaattcTCATTTCACTAGAGTGGGtacagaaaaaataagaaaaacacacacacactcacaaatTTGTTAATAGTTACGGTTGATACTCTTGAAATAATTGATAATTGAAcgttgtaatgtttattttgttaatacttacatgcttgttcttttacttgtaaattgatatttagttcatgtttaaataatccacaaatttaagctgtcaAATATAATTGCAAGCTATTACAGTGGGATAGAACACACCAAGGTGGTAAAATTTAATATTATTGCAATAGGTTTGCAATTCAAatgttttgtcttattttcaaagacatagaaaattgttGGCAGGAATTAAGCAATGCttgcccaaaggtgacattatcaaagataaacataaatgcaagtgtactatagacaaactttaaaaagaatatgataaaaaaaaaatgaaattaccaGAATAGTAATCATAATTGTGAtaaggaagatgaaaaagaaCAAGGGAGTAGTTAGAGTTGAAGAAAGAACACAAACCTCTTTTTAATAGAAGATGAGCACCGCAAGCATGCAAAAACATCTTCTGTCGTTTGAGATTTGCAGCCATTAACACAAGCCGCTGGATTGTAATCATTAACTTCGTATGATCGCATTTAGGTTTTCTGATTTGTTCTTGCAGATATCATGACGAAAATACCTCTATGATCCCATTTATATTGCCTAATGTTCCCTAATAAGTATTTTAAGaattgagaaatacctttttttttttttttttggtggaaagaaTAGAGAAATAGTTTGACAAATCAGTTCCTACCACTACAAGcaataattatataaatattgTTACCCTGACATTTAATCCAAATAATTACGAAAATGACATTATCACAAATGACATTATCATTCTATTTAATTGTATATAACATGCTATGTTTTGAATTACCTTAGTTGGCTGAGATATTAATTTAAGCTAAGCCCAATGTAGATACTTGCTTAGAAATTGGCATCTAATAACCCATATGGGtagtaaaaaattatattttgctttaaaaaaaacataagaattAATGGCTATCTTAGACAGAAATTGCCTCTCCTAATAGAACTTGTTCCAAAATATATGAAGTAAATGTTTCCAAGTCCAATCCAAGCAGATCTTGTCAATACATGAATAGTCTAATCAGCTTAATCATAGTTATTATCTAATCTCTAGACTAATAAAATGGCCAAATTTACTTTGAAAAGGTCAAAGATCTAACATATGAGGTGCCATTTTTTTTCAACAGATTGGTGTTGGAAGGGCCTCATGCAAATACAAGGTGGGGTTTAGGTGTTCAACGATTCCAACTCAGTTCTAATATGACACTAAATTGTCATGATTCATGCAAGGGCCCTCTCATTGAATCTAGACAACCATAACAATGACAATGATTCATTGCTAAAACTTCAGAATTCAATGGTCCTTATGACTTTGAAACTCTAGCTAAAGATCTTGAAGACCATGAACTCATGCATGAAAAGTGACAACATGAAAAACTAAACTAACCTCCAGGAGTAGATAAAtaacttgacaagaaaattcataatattaaaattcaagGTTCCTCACATTCAGCCTGTGACTATCATCTATACATGTATATTTGATCTGAAGGGATCCTCTGGGAATTGGAACTTACCTCTCGTACACTCCTATTGCTTCCTCAACTAATCACATTCTTAGAATTAACTGACAACCTACTGTTATTAATTGTACTCTTTTGTCCTTATTCCAAATATGGAGTTTTAACTATCAAGGGCATCTTGAACTCATTAGTTCAGTAATGCAAAACTCCTATATTTACTGGCCTAGAGTTGTTGGTATTCCTACATCTATTTCTTCAAAGACGGAGTCTCTTAGGTCCTCTTTTCTTTGGAAGGGTAGTAATAATCCAAAATTTCTTCACCTTCTAAGTTGGGCTAAAATCTATTTTCTGAAGGAGGGAGGCTTGGGTCTTCATAGGGTTAAGGAATCTAACATTGCCGGATTGTTAAGCTAATCCGGAATATTGCTTCTAGAAAGAAAAGATTCTGGGTTGATTGGGTTTATTCTAGATACCTAAAGTTAGACTTCATTTGGACTGCATCAACCGAATTggatgcttcttgggtttgaAAAAAGATTCTTAGATATATCTTCTACTGGTGATGCTTCAAGCACCTTACACTGGCTTGATAATTGGCATCTCTCAAGTGTTATGACAGAATCAGGTATGATGCAAGCTCTAGTAGATTGGCTAAGGTGTCTTCCATCCTTAAAGATGATCAGTCTTAAAGATGATCAGTGGCTTCCGAACCGAGAAAGTGGCTTCCGACctgagaaattttctctctctcattgaggTCTAGGATAAGCTTCAGAGTGTCAATCTTAGGTCCAGAATTAGTAGGGATGTATCCATGGGATGGCAAACTCTTCCAAgaaattctcttcttctgctttGAATTTGATCAGATCTAGGGTTCCCTCTGTTCCCTAGTATAGATTAATTTGGTTTGGATCTTCCATTCCAAGGCATTGTTTAACTGTTTGGAAAGCTTTCACTTATTCTCTCCTGACGCAGGAGTTTCTTTTCCAAAGAAATATTTTAATCCCTAATTATTGCCTTTATTGGAATTCTATTGAAAGTGTTGACCATCTATTCATCTCTTGTCCTTTCTCTAAATCAATCTGGAAAAGTATTCTTAGAAAGTGTTGGCCTTTTGTTAGAGCTATCCTTCCTTCTGACGAAGGATGGAGGTGGGTCTTGAACATTTTCAACGGTAAAACCTCTTGTGATGTTCTTAGTAAGTTGGCTTTCAATACAATGATCTATCATAAATGGtgtgaaagaaacaaaaaatggaatGTCATTTTGCGTAGTATTGGGAACGTCCGGGACACTATCACTTTTGagattagaaataaaattattcATAATTGTATTTTGTGCCCTAACTCAAGCAGAAAGAGGCATCTGACCTCTTCTTAGGATCACCCTCTTATTGCTCCCTCCCCTTAGTTTTCATATATCATCTATATTAGTTGTCTCTTTCCTCCCCTTTGTTCATTTTGCCCCTACCCTATTTTTGGATGTATCCCCCTTTggtgatttttgtttttagtaGCATGTGTTAGGGCCCCGTTGGATTGCCTTCATAGCTTGTGcgtttgttctttttcttctgcttttatatatatattaaaaaaaaaaaaaaaaaaaaaaaaaaaaaaaaaaaaaaaaaagttgttgctTCATGTCTTATTAAATTACACTTCTATTGTATACCTAAAGTCCCACCTTTCAGACAAGTACAGAATATTATTTGGAAGTTAAATGTACATCCTAAATTTAAAGTTTTTCTATGGAAATGTTATCATAATGGTTTACTTTCGAAAGTTTATTCAATAGATTGTTTCCAATTGAGACTTTATGTGTTCTTTGTCAAGACAACTGAGGAGTCTTTATGGTTTTCTAACACACTTGGATTTTGCACCGAGTTTTTACGAGCAAGTTCAATTGATTATTTAGTTCatgaattaatatatttttgagAATTGTCATCTATGGTTTTAGAGAAATTCCTACTATTGTTTGGTTAGTGGCTTAGCAATTCCAGTAGGAAAGTGGCGTCTAAGCACACTTTATTTCATCTTTCATGCTCTATGGCTGCATTGTCTGTGGTAAGAACTGGAATACATCGAACTAAGAGCAGGAGTCTTCTTCATCTGTCACAATCCGTGATCAATTTCTCTGTCATTGATCATTATTGATGAAGATCCATTTGCTTTTATTTCTACCAAAGGGAATTGGGTAAAGGGTCTACCGTGAGCTGCAAAACCCACAATTGTCATCATGCATATGGTGAAACTGGATTGAGCTGAAATAGAATACACCCATTTTCGTTGAGTGTTGACTGCCACACTGCAGACGTTGCTAAGTCTAGTCAGAAATCCTTCCCCTATTCTTATCATttaaagataataataataataataataataattgaaccATCAATGATGTGATGCGTGCACGGGAGATCCCTAGTGGAAGAGAAAAACTAGGAGATTAAATGGAAGAGAGATAAGTATGATTGTTGACTTGGCGGACGAGGCCATAACGGCCAACCTCTACTAGTTAAGAGAAAAAAGACAACAAATGGCTCTAAAGGAGTAAATGTAGACTACCTCTAAATTAAAAGGAGGATGTCATAGCTTCATCCGGAAAGCCAACTATCATACTTATCTCTATCTCTTccactttattttctctctactCCTTTAGAGCTATTTGTAGTTTATCTTCTCATAACAAGTGTAGGTAAGCCATCTCAAATTAGTCCAAGACCTCATCCGTAAAGCCAATTATCATACTTATCTCTATCTCTTccacctcatttttttttctcctcattcAATCTCCTAGTTTTTCTCATCTTACCCACCTTATCAAGATAGCTAAGTGGGGATCTCCTGTGCACGAATCATGATGTAACAACTCTAGATCATCACATGTACTGAACATGATCTTTACTCCGTTGTGAGCTATTTGGAACTGAAGACGCTTCAATTGCGAAGCCTTCAGTTTTACGGTTTACACTGCGTCAGCAGTCTTTTAACATAGGGAAATGCCAAAAACAGCACATCAGGTGTTATTGTCTAGCTGTCTTAAGAACCAGCTGATCAACTGTTATCATCCTCCATTACCCACACAAAAGGAGTATCTCCAAGACAAGAAACCATAGGAATAATTTTACCCATTCATGATTCCCCAGTAGCTTTATACAACCAATGGAATAATACGAACAATACACTAATAATAAATGTATAATGCTGACACTAGAACTCCATTCAATTGAACTTACAAGTTTGAAACAGGCAGAACAAATACAGGTCTGATCAGTCGTCGtcctcttctccatcatctGGTAGCCCAATGTCATCACCAATACCATCGAGGAGTGAGTCGACATCCTCCCCCAACTCCTTCAACCTTATTGTCAGCTTCTCCACCTTGCTCTGCTCCTGTCCGAGGCAAACTAGCAGATCACTCAGTTCTGCCTCACTCTCCTTCTGGGCTTCTTCCCTTGCCTGGGCCTTTAGGGCCTCAACGTCTGGGTATGCTTCTCCTTTCCTCAATGCATTTACCTCCGATTCCAACCTAAAGTTCGCCTGTTCAAGACTGTTGTATGCATCAGAAAGGCTCTTCAGATCAGCTTCCAGCTTACTAGCTAGGTTGCAATACATGGACGCATCAGCCTCGATCTTAGATTTTTCTGACTTCAGCATCTCAACCCGTTGCACTGCTTCCTGAAGATCTCTGCGAAGGGTCTCAGTCTGGACCCTCTCCCGGCCTCCACTTGAAGCCCTCTGATCAGATCCAGAAGCAACACCTCCACCAGCTTCCATCAACTCCTCGGCCAGAGTTGCATTCCGACCAAGAAGATCCTAACAGACAATGTCCGAGCAAATCAGAAGTAGGGATATATACATGCAGCAGACATGATGATACAGAAAGGAAAGATAAAATGTGTACCACAATACCAGTCATGCATAGTTAAACACACTATTAGGaaagaaaagcaaagacaaGCTACAGTAAGTACCTGCATCTCAGTACACTGCTTCTCTACAAATGACTTCAGCCGTTTTATATAGTCCCCATCGCTCTCCCCACTCTTTTGTTCCAACTCTGCTGGCACCACCACTACGCTGTTCTTTGGGTGACTGTAAATGCCCACAATGCTGTCTCTAATGTGTGTCTCCAGCTTCTTAACAAAATTGACAAATTGAGCATCAAAGAGCGACGAGAGAATTGGATGCTCATCCTGCATCTGACTGATCCCATCAATCTCATCAACTTCTTTAGTCTCCACCATACTAGCAGCATTAGATCTAGTCAGTGACTTACGCTGTTGGGCTGGCTTTGctgaagaaaaaaggaaacttttctGCATCTCATCAAACTTTAGCAAGTATGAGGTCAGCCCTATCTTCTGGCTAATTGCATCTACCACCATAAAAGAATCCCTGGCACTGTCACCAAATTTGTTGTAGATAACACATTCACCTAAAAGAACAGCTGCCAAACCCCTCACACACACAGTAGCAGATGGGCTAGACACCAGTTCAAGCAGAAATGTGAGGTGAGGCCTTGAATCTAGAAAGGAATGAACTGCTTTAGGGCAATCTGCCAGCCAAGTGACTAGTAATCGCAAGATAATGGGTTGGATATATGAGTCCCCTACTGAAGTTGAACTTTTGTTTTTGTGgtcattttccttctttctcaaGGAGGCAGCAAAAACCAAATACTTTATTATGAGGTGCATGAGTGGCTCTGGGGCACCCATGGATGACATTGGTGCTTCAATTTCAATTTGTATGACCTGAAATGTTGAAGCAGATAATTAGACAAGTATAATAAGAAGCTGCCTTCCACCCATTCAATCCTAGCTTCAGAGTTGCAGATTTCCTGAAACCTTTAAGAAATGGATTGCAATGAGCTCAGAATCTCTGAAATGCTCAATGGCTTCCTATGACAATGATTCCATTTAGTGtatgtttattttttacatGGTCGTAGTATctaaaatggaagagaaaagaagaaactttttttttgagagagagattacCCTTTCCTTGCACTGGGTATTATCCTTCAGTATGTGAGTAAGAACACTAGCAGCTCTGCAACAAGTCTGCACTCGAAAACATTAGCTGCATAATTTTCAGTGTAGCAAGCAATAACAACATGTGTTCCATCCTGACCAATAATTGTGTCAATCGGCAGTAGTTTTAAGAGAATACAAAGGGTATAATCCAATCAACAGGGATAAAATCTCCAAGTTCAACTGATCTTTTTTTCCTGATAAATTAGGTTTTCTTCTGGGGTGGTAAATAATTGTTATGAAGTTCACTAATAGTTGTGTTACCTCAAGATCTCCATCAGTCTCGGTTAAAGTAAGACCACGTAATAGCATGCTGCCACAGAAAATCAAACAGTTGGAAGATAATCATCATAGTGCTAAATTTAAGTTTTAGACGGTAAAGGTGAAGAGTATGAGGCCTCAGCTACAGTAACAAAGTTAATTAACCAAGACTTTTGAGATGCGAAGAAACCTTCCAAATGACATCTTAACATCTTCCTCAAGAGGAGCATGAGTCATTGATAGTGGTTGAGGAATCATCGTGGAAGCTAACATTGCTTGACCATCTGCATTTGTCTGAATTAAACAAAGTGGAAATCATTAAACTGTAAGAAACAACATAACAAGAAAAACAACCAAATACCATGCAAATTAGAAATATGAGTGTATAAAGTTTCATGGTCTATACATAGTTTCTAATCTCATATCCAAAATTCCCTCTTTCATGGAACTAGATTCTCTATATTCTTGAGTAGAGTTCAATCTGTGAGGGAAATTCCAACACAGTCATCCATGTCCTTGAGCAAAGATTGTATTATGCTGCCCACAGGAAACTACAGCAAGTTAAATGCAggtgaaattaaaatcttcatATATCATGAGAATGAGGGAAAAGAGTTTTAACAGGGTATTTTcacatctttcttttctctttttgacaTATCAGGATGATACTCTCAAATCCTTGTGTGTAGGTCAGCAGCACAGAACCCAAAATCTCAAACTGCTCACTTTTCAACATAATACAATCACAATCATGGTTTAAGGTACCGGATCAGTCTCGGGATCGGACAGAGCCAAAACCGATCCGATCCCGAGTCAGATCTGCCCATATCAGAAGAAATACCCCTAGTTGTCATTaaaaaaacagtttttttaaCCTTATCAACCTTCATCCGTACCGCTGGTACGGTATCGGCCAAGAATCAGGATTTGACAGTGCTGATACCAATCTGATCCGATGATATCAAGCCGATTTGATCCGATTCCTCTAACCATGATCACAATATACAACCAAtggcttcttcttcatcacatTTAATAAGCCATACGTAAAAGGAAATGAGTACTACAAGGTTTGAGATCATTGTAAGAGACCAACCTCACAAGCACTCAAAAATGTAGTCCTAGTCAGCTGCTATGAACTCTTGTAAACTGGAAGTACTACAAGGTTTGAGTTCACCGTAAGAGACAAACCTCACAAAAGCACTTGAAAATGTAGTCAGCTGCTATGAACTCTTGTAAACTGGAAGTACGCAAAAGGATCCGCAATATTGAATTCAGGGCTGGTTCAACATCTGGTTCATCTCCAAGCAATTTACTCGCAACAGTGTCAAGATTTTCAGGATTTCTAGCAACCAAATCACCAATACATCGTAGTGCCTGAAATAAATCATAATATTTAAAACCCATCACATAACTTCTCCATATTTTAAGCGATCacataaatatatttatatccTTGAGCCTTGAACACGGTTGGGTCCTCTATCCAAGGATCAAGATCTCAACTTCCGACCTGGTTTCGGTCAAGGCCTGAAACTGAGATGTGCCTGATCTCGTTTGGAATTTTCGACACTGGGTTTCATTTTGGCCAGGCCCTAAGTCGGAACTCAGGGATTTCAGTTAGTTCCAACCGAGATTTTGTTCCATGTCTCTATCCCATGGTCCTGCCCATGTACTGCCACAATGCAGGTCGTGAAGTATAAGTTCATTTTAGAAGTCACTAAGCATAGCAATGTTCACATTTTACCTAAAAATGTAGCTTTTCTCCCAAGggaataataaatatattttggaaagtaaaggagagaaagggaagggagcaatgagaaaatatgaaaatagaaaggggggagggggggaaacAGAAAACAGCTTCTTAGCAGGACTAAACTAACAAGTGAAAAAGTGGAGCTGTGCTATATTAATATTCTATTACTTTATTGTCCATGAAGCTCTTCTGACTATATTAAGTGCAATATATAACGAAATGATTATACAGTATTCTCCAAACAGTAAACCTACTTGGGGAAGTTTTGCTTCTAACAGGTAATATTCATTAGTTCACTTGCAACCTCTTATGCGGCTTCCAGTTCATCATTATGGACCAAGATTAAAAAAGGTGAAAACATATGATGAGTAAATGAAAAAGCACCCAATAGGCCAACTTAGTCAAAATGCattttggattttcttgttgTGGAAGGGCATAGTGATGCAGATTTTCTTCATTCTGTGGTTATTTACACGCCACGGTGTGTACATTGCtctcacactctctctcctgGCTGACCATGGGGGGCCCTTCTATACGAATCGTGATTGTGCACCCATTGGTTTCACATGGAGATGCCATTACATGCGAGCGGCATGTAGATACCCTCTGCCCTTGAAGGacctaagattttttttttctagggtaCAACAATGGTAAAGGAGATCTATACAACTACTTGAAACCatataatttaaagaaaaaccTCAAAGAAATGTTTGTCTTACCGCACAGCGCACAGCAACTGCAGCCCATTGGCTCTCAACTCCCAGCATTAGAAGATAGTCCAAGGCCTTCTACAATTGATTAAGATAATAATGAACAACACACTTTCAGGTCCAAAAGTTCAATAAAGGGGTTTTGAAAGGTACAACTTGAAGTGGTTAAATTTTAATACAAACCTGACACAAGATCGTTTGGTTAGCCAACCTGTCAGCATCTTTTCCAGGTTCAGCCTCCCGACCTCCCAGTAGCAACTCAATGGATTCTAATGCACTAAGCAGATTTACAGCCTACCGGCATCATATGTTTTTCCATgcaattaagaaaagaaaaaacaaacacaagAAATTTGATTCCCgcttgtcttattcccaaaagtaATTCAATTTAGGGGTagaaagggttttcaaaaataatttaaaagtgacTTGTCATTATGTTATTATTAAATGCAGCAAATCATTCAAGTAGGCATGTAAAATGATAGGATTTACCCTTActggaaaaaaaatgtgttatactaagggctcgtttgataatgtttcaagaaacgcgaaacggcagaaacggaacaaaaagtgtttgataaaactgtttcgtttcacttgttttcagaaatagaaattgaaatttctacctatttatggttcaagaaacgactaaggcgaaacaagttgccgtttctggaaacgactcgtggccattctttcgctggttactatcgacttccagaaacatgacttatcaaacaccttcaattccgtttctgtttctagaaacggaaatttatgatTCTGCCGTTTATttaaacagaaacggcagaaaagggaaaaaaagtatGGCtatgcctctttttttttttcaccaaccttggttaaaacaagatttccccttaatcaaaagaaacagaaaaatcagaaactatttaatttcttttcctACCTTCTGTTGGGTAAATGTGTATGCACTGCCACGGAGCCTCAAAATTGATATTAAAGGCTCGAACCCAATAGTTTCCCTCAGTAATAtctgagcaaaaaaaaaaaaacaatgatgaCTCCCACAATGGAAAAACATGAATTGACAATAACAAAAATCACAAACCTGATTAGATCCATTGTTACGAATGAGATTGTTTAACAGTTCAAGGCAGTCCTGTGGAAACAGAAACATTAGTACTGCTGTTATGAAGTTCATAGTTTTCTGAAATTATTAATTCAACAGATTGGAAACAATTTTAAAGACTCATTGTCCatggggggaaaaaaacaatCAGAACAAATAACAGAAGGGATCAGACTGCGCAcccaaaaatgataaaaaaaaaaaaaaaaaaaaggatcataGCTGTGCTACTATAAAGTAGTCATGGTTCCAAATTTCAACGGAAATGTTTAGGTTTTGACAAAGACCGAAATGTTTAGGTTTTAACAAAGACCGAAACAACAAAAAAGGTATAAGAATTTACAAGACATAAACTTCAAggaaaaacaatacaaacctcTTACATATAACCCAAATTTCAACTCATTTAGTCGAAATTTTGAGTCTTCCATCCATTCCACCCTTGAGATCTGGAAACACCTCCTGATTTTTAGCTGAAATCCTTCAATTAGCAGCTGGATTGCTTCATGGTTGACAAGGGATCATTTTCTGTACCTAGGTTGGGTTACCTTGCTTATTTTGATAATGCCACCCATAGGCCTATtatgatcatagttgtcaaagcgtcACCCGGACGTCCAAGCGGAATTTCAAAGGCTGGGCGATCCCCCACCTTTTGTTAAGCTGTTAAGGCGGCGGCTTGGGATTCCCAGGTCCCTGACCGGATGATGCCTTTTGTTGTTGCTTTTTGTTTACATATGTATTGTTTTTTATAAAACGATGCTATTTCTCTTACTTTTATTGGCTTGTGTACAGGTTACAAATTACCATGTCGGTGAGAAGCATAGAAACAGTTTGttaatttggggaaaaa is drawn from Macadamia integrifolia cultivar HAES 741 chromosome 7, SCU_Mint_v3, whole genome shotgun sequence and contains these coding sequences:
- the LOC122085127 gene encoding LOB domain-containing protein 36-like, whose translation is MASSSNSPCAACKFLRQKCTQECVLAPYFPPDQPTKFANVHKVFGKSNVAKILNDLNPTQREDAVNSLAYEADARLRDPVYGCVGLISILQQELRQIQFDLNNAKKELVNYMGPSGMLPFSHHHPHHQFLYPQLQQNLSSNMGPYGISPVGMGMPLLAQAQAQAQAQVQLLMRERQQQQQQMLEAQHLAAVVATREQHEMMGSYTQQQQQELVRFNGGFDGTAGSGGGDGVELSQLSIGLPSSLALVPLDNFFQIQQPQQEHPHQHQQQQNPHPQQRALSDEFKSVHPSS